One window of Paralichthys olivaceus isolate ysfri-2021 chromosome 20, ASM2471397v2, whole genome shotgun sequence genomic DNA carries:
- the LOC109645575 gene encoding CD209 antigen-like protein A isoform X2 produces MTHMVTKVFTRQKQMCLWFVLTSALSLSCEHKVKFSCLVLSHINMSAESQHVSGFSMKYVRRAEDDRRREVEMFDAGDQTTDESRSEKKPRAVRRSCSTLALSVLYLLILSGITTRYVLVTLEKDELQNRYDELKDTFNALRESLCPRRWIRSGCSCYFQSSEEKSWFQGRVDCHTRGAQLVVINSPEEQEFVSKLSLNRGSWIGLRAQSTLSGATWKWVDGSSLTQTFVATDGLKEPIRSSVVFCDPRGTWTQSDENFKTTWICEKPISFCC; encoded by the exons ATGACCCACATGGTGACTAAGGTTTTTAccagacagaaacaaatgtgtctgtggtttgttttaacttccgctctctctctcagttgcGAGCACAAAGTGAAGTTCAGCTGTTTAGTTCTGTCACACATCAACATGTCTGCAGAAAGTCAACATGTGTCGGGTTTCAGTATGAAATATGTCAGACGAGCTGAAGACGACCGGAGACGTGAGGTGGAGATGTTTGACGCTGGAGACCAGACGACTGATG AATCACGGAGTGAGAAGAAGCCTCGGGCTGTGAGGAGAAGCTGCTCCACACTGGCTCTGTCTGTGCTGTATCTTCTCATCTTGTCCGGGATCACAACTCGCT ATGTTTTAGTCACTCTGGAAAAAGACGAGCTGCAGAACCGATACGACGAACTGAAAGACACTTTCAACGCTCTGCGAG AGAGTCTGTGTCCTCGCCGCTGGATCAGATCTGGATGCAGCTGCTACTTTCAGTCCTCGGAGGAGAAAAGTTGGTTCCAGGGTCGAGTCGACTGTCACACGAGAGGAGCTCAACTGGTCGTCATCAACAGTCCAGAGGAGCAG GAGTTTGTCTCAAAGCTGAGTTTGAACCGAGGGTCCTGGATCGGCCTGAGAGCTCAGTCCACGCTCTCAGGGGCGACGTGGAAGTGGGTGGACGGATCCTCGCTGACACAGAc CTTCGTGGCGACAGATGGTTTGAAGGAGCCGATCAGATCCTCTGTAGTTTTCTGTGATCCTCGTGGGACATGGACACAAAGTGACGAGAACTTCAAAACGACCTGGATCTGTGAGAAACCCATTTCCTTCTGTTGCTGA
- the LOC109645575 gene encoding CD209 antigen-like protein E isoform X1, which translates to MTHMVTKVFTRQKQMCLWFVLTSALSLSCEHKVKFSCLVLSHINMSAESQHVSGFSMKYVRRAEDDRRREVEMFDAGDQTTDESRSEKKPRAVRRSCSTLALSVLYLLILSGITTRYVLVTLEKDELQNRYDELKDTFNALRANVSELESSYQTLSESHSQSQKQVKRLRETSPESLCPRRWIRSGCSCYFQSSEEKSWFQGRVDCHTRGAQLVVINSPEEQEFVSKLSLNRGSWIGLRAQSTLSGATWKWVDGSSLTQTFVATDGLKEPIRSSVVFCDPRGTWTQSDENFKTTWICEKPISFCC; encoded by the exons ATGACCCACATGGTGACTAAGGTTTTTAccagacagaaacaaatgtgtctgtggtttgttttaacttccgctctctctctcagttgcGAGCACAAAGTGAAGTTCAGCTGTTTAGTTCTGTCACACATCAACATGTCTGCAGAAAGTCAACATGTGTCGGGTTTCAGTATGAAATATGTCAGACGAGCTGAAGACGACCGGAGACGTGAGGTGGAGATGTTTGACGCTGGAGACCAGACGACTGATG AATCACGGAGTGAGAAGAAGCCTCGGGCTGTGAGGAGAAGCTGCTCCACACTGGCTCTGTCTGTGCTGTATCTTCTCATCTTGTCCGGGATCACAACTCGCT ATGTTTTAGTCACTCTGGAAAAAGACGAGCTGCAGAACCGATACGACGAACTGAAAGACACTTTCAACGCTCTGCGAG CCAACGTCAGTGAGTTAGAGAGCAGCTACCAAACTCTGAGTGAAAGCCACAGCCAGTCACAGAAGCAGGTGAAGAGGCTGAGGGAAACTTCTCCAG AGAGTCTGTGTCCTCGCCGCTGGATCAGATCTGGATGCAGCTGCTACTTTCAGTCCTCGGAGGAGAAAAGTTGGTTCCAGGGTCGAGTCGACTGTCACACGAGAGGAGCTCAACTGGTCGTCATCAACAGTCCAGAGGAGCAG GAGTTTGTCTCAAAGCTGAGTTTGAACCGAGGGTCCTGGATCGGCCTGAGAGCTCAGTCCACGCTCTCAGGGGCGACGTGGAAGTGGGTGGACGGATCCTCGCTGACACAGAc CTTCGTGGCGACAGATGGTTTGAAGGAGCCGATCAGATCCTCTGTAGTTTTCTGTGATCCTCGTGGGACATGGACACAAAGTGACGAGAACTTCAAAACGACCTGGATCTGTGAGAAACCCATTTCCTTCTGTTGCTGA